The following are encoded together in the Corallococcus silvisoli genome:
- a CDS encoding cytochrome c oxidase subunit I, which produces MTPGALLRSLWTTDPQRVARQYLWGGFLFLLVGGLLAMVIRFQWGWPGQPVPGLAWALPESGGAITPPTYTAVFTMHGLLMIFFAVTPLLFGALGHFVLPLAIGSRQMAFPRLSAFGFWAYAVGGALMLASFVVRLGPASAGWTSYPPLATPAFTPGLGQTLVTVAVLCVGVSAFLYGLNFVVTVVRCRAPGMTWGRLPLVVWGLFYGAVLNVLFVPVLAAATGLLLLDRVAGTQFFIAGAAAVGGGGDPVVYQHLFWLFGHPEVYILILPAWGMVGDFVAFFSRKPAHGYRLTAGAMGAVTALSGAVYAHHLFTSGMAPVLGRTFMVLTLLISLPAEVMFLNWLMTLWRGSVRLTSPMLAALATMIVFGLGGITGLALGAVATDVPLHGTMWVVGHFHLTMGAASFLAVFAGLYFWFPRMYGRALDERLAKVHVVASAVLFIAVFGGQLVAGYAGQLRRLYDPYQYAFLAHLLTLNRWTSVAAFLLGAVQLVFVVNLVRTLGWGRASEPNPWRVGTLEWTDAGPAAVVLRGPHALSQPEVQQQLGRDWIGQAEPLPSGGLAAEPVAPPVPGVEGAG; this is translated from the coding sequence ATGACGCCGGGGGCGCTGCTGCGCTCGCTGTGGACCACCGACCCCCAGCGCGTGGCGCGGCAGTACCTGTGGGGCGGCTTCCTGTTCCTGCTGGTGGGCGGCCTGCTCGCCATGGTCATCCGCTTCCAGTGGGGCTGGCCGGGGCAGCCGGTGCCGGGGCTCGCCTGGGCCCTGCCCGAGTCCGGCGGCGCCATCACGCCCCCCACGTACACGGCCGTGTTCACGATGCACGGCCTGCTGATGATCTTCTTCGCGGTGACGCCGCTGCTCTTCGGCGCGCTGGGACACTTCGTGCTGCCGCTGGCCATCGGCTCGCGTCAGATGGCGTTCCCCCGGCTGTCGGCGTTCGGGTTCTGGGCGTACGCGGTGGGCGGCGCGCTGATGCTGGCGTCGTTCGTCGTGCGGCTGGGGCCGGCGAGCGCGGGCTGGACGTCGTATCCGCCGCTGGCGACGCCCGCGTTCACGCCGGGCCTGGGCCAGACGCTGGTGACGGTGGCGGTGCTGTGCGTGGGCGTGTCCGCGTTCCTCTACGGGCTCAACTTCGTCGTCACGGTGGTGCGCTGCCGCGCGCCGGGCATGACGTGGGGGCGGCTGCCGCTGGTGGTGTGGGGGCTGTTCTACGGCGCGGTGCTCAACGTGCTGTTCGTGCCGGTGCTGGCGGCGGCCACGGGCCTGCTGCTGCTGGACCGGGTGGCGGGCACGCAGTTCTTCATCGCGGGCGCGGCGGCGGTGGGCGGGGGCGGGGACCCGGTGGTCTACCAGCACCTCTTCTGGCTGTTCGGCCACCCGGAGGTCTACATCCTCATCCTGCCCGCGTGGGGCATGGTGGGGGACTTCGTGGCCTTCTTCAGCCGCAAGCCCGCGCATGGCTACCGGCTGACGGCGGGCGCGATGGGCGCGGTGACGGCGCTGAGCGGCGCGGTGTACGCGCACCACCTGTTCACCAGCGGGATGGCGCCGGTGCTGGGGCGCACGTTCATGGTGCTCACGCTGCTCATCTCCCTGCCCGCGGAGGTGATGTTCCTCAACTGGCTGATGACGCTATGGCGGGGCAGCGTGCGGCTCACGTCGCCGATGCTCGCGGCGCTGGCGACGATGATTGTCTTCGGCCTGGGCGGCATCACCGGGCTGGCGCTGGGCGCGGTGGCGACGGACGTGCCCCTGCACGGGACGATGTGGGTGGTGGGCCACTTCCACCTGACGATGGGCGCGGCCAGCTTCCTCGCCGTGTTCGCGGGGCTCTACTTCTGGTTCCCCCGGATGTATGGCCGCGCGCTGGATGAGCGGCTCGCGAAGGTGCACGTCGTGGCGAGCGCGGTGCTGTTCATCGCCGTCTTTGGCGGACAGCTGGTCGCGGGGTACGCGGGCCAGCTGCGGCGGCTCTATGACCCGTACCAGTACGCGTTCCTCGCGCACCTGCTCACGCTGAACCGGTGGACCAGCGTGGCCGCGTTCCTGCTGGGCGCGGTGCAGCTGGTGTTCGTGGTGAACCTGGTGCGGACGCTCGGGTGGGGCCGGGCCTCGGAGCCGAATCCGTGGCGGGTGGGCACGCTGGAGTGGACGGACGCGGGGCCCGCCGCCGTGGTGCTGCGCGGGCCGCACGCGTTGTCGCAACCGGAGGTACAGCAGCAACTGGGTCGCGACTGGATTGGGCAGGCGGAGCCGCTGCCCTCGGGGGGACTGGCGGCGGAGCCGGTGGCGCCTCCGGTGCCCGGGGTGGAGGGCGCCGGCTAG
- a CDS encoding cytochrome c oxidase subunit II has product MPASSDSTAVASTSAPPDAQTPLAVEPSRGAWSLSPPENASATGDRIDALLARSHGFDFALAAVMLGWLLVAVLRFRGARKVAPDGGTRRSRAWVLGLALGVFGVVDGTLFLGSEGYLRDVLWNLRVPAEDPRTVRIEINAHQWSWEARYAGADGTFGTKDDVVTWNDLRIPAGVPVWVQLVSTDVVHGFSLPAFRVKLDAIPGRVNQTWFQAAREGAWEAACYQHCGTSHYRMRGMLTAMSPEAYAAWLREAGRQAAQTYDADDTAAHWGWAWRTP; this is encoded by the coding sequence TGGCGGTGGAGCCCTCGCGCGGAGCGTGGAGCCTTTCACCCCCGGAGAACGCGAGCGCGACGGGGGACCGCATCGACGCGCTGCTGGCCAGGAGCCACGGCTTCGACTTCGCGCTGGCGGCGGTGATGCTCGGGTGGCTGTTGGTGGCGGTGCTGCGCTTCCGGGGCGCCCGGAAGGTGGCGCCGGATGGCGGCACGCGGCGCTCGCGGGCGTGGGTGCTGGGGCTGGCGCTCGGCGTCTTCGGCGTCGTGGACGGGACGCTGTTCCTGGGCTCCGAGGGCTACCTGCGCGACGTGCTCTGGAACCTCCGCGTCCCCGCCGAGGATCCGCGCACGGTGCGCATCGAAATCAACGCGCATCAGTGGTCCTGGGAAGCGCGCTACGCGGGCGCGGACGGGACGTTCGGCACGAAGGACGACGTGGTGACGTGGAACGACCTGCGGATCCCGGCGGGCGTGCCCGTCTGGGTGCAGCTGGTCTCCACGGACGTGGTGCACGGCTTCTCGCTGCCGGCCTTCCGCGTGAAGCTGGATGCGATTCCGGGCCGCGTGAACCAGACCTGGTTCCAGGCCGCTCGCGAGGGTGCGTGGGAGGCGGCCTGCTACCAGCACTGTGGCACCAGCCACTACCGGATGCGCGGCATGCTGACGGCGATGTCGCCGGAGGCGTACGCGGCCTGGCTGCGCGAGGCGGGCCGGCAGGCGGCCCAGACCTACGACGCGGATGACACGGCGGCCCACTGGGGCTGGGCCTGGAGGACGCCATGA